The Chanodichthys erythropterus isolate Z2021 chromosome 5, ASM2448905v1, whole genome shotgun sequence sequence CTTCATGACATAGATCTTCAATGCCCTCACCGGGCAAAGGCCAGTTAGTCATACAATCCCAGAGTCATCACTGACGTGCCCACATCATGCAAGAATCCAAGTCCACGTCTAGAAAAGTTGTTTGCTGACTTGGCAGCAACACAGCCTTATGAAGGTTTACGCGTAATCCCAGACTCCTCAATGATCGAGTATGAATCTCAATGAGCTACTGCTGAACCCTGTGATTGAGCTAATATCAGCCAATCGTCCAGGTAATTCAAAATTCTGGCACCCTGGAACCTTGATGCACATCCATACACAGTCTGAATGAAAGAACTCAGTATTGTCAAGCTTTGTTTCAAAAGCCTGAGGAACCTGTGTCTCTTCCTGTGACAATCTGGATGTGGAAGTACGTATCCTTTGATGGTCACAAACCAATCTTCGGTTCAGAATGAGACAAGATGGACTTCAACGTCAGCATCTTGACTTTGCTTACTCCGAGTGCAAGATTTAAGTGACGTAAGTCCACATTGGATGCAAAGCAAGGCATTACTTAGAAGTGACAGCATTTCTTCCAAAACGGGTGGTCACTATAGATGGTGGATGGTATAACCATACAACAGACTGATCCTCCTGCATGAGGCCCCGAGACACCCGAGTGGCAGGAAAAATCTCTGAAATAAGAAACCGTCAGATCATTCGATCGCCAACTGCAGAAGTGGGAGCTTGGATGCCGACATAGATCCTGCGCGCACAGACTTAGGGCTATCTTCTCGGACTCCGAAAGCTAAGGCATGGAGAGCAGTCAATAAATAGATAAATGCAGTCAGTCATGTGAAGTGAGTATTGGTAGCATAAGTGCCACATCGATCACATGAAGTGAGGCTGACCAAGGTGTGCACTAAAATAGCTTGCCATAAGAAAAGTTTCTCTTACATGTGAACTCATTCACACAGTTGTTCAGCTCAATGCAATTCGAGTTGGCTGACAAGAATAGAGTAATTAGTCATGCAAATAGTTCCTCGATAAATATGTGCTGCAGCAATCCTCAGAGCCAACTCATAGAAAACAGCCAGTTGCATGAGCGAGTGCTGGGTAGCATAAGCGCCAAAACGATTGCACAAAAGGAGGCTGATGACAGTGAAATAGCTGTCCCATTGCCCAAATTGCCGCTATCAGGCATGagaaaatagagagagagagaggtttgCCATCTCTATTTTCTCATACTTGATAGCAGCAATTTGGTCAATGGGACAGTCTGCTCACTCTGCAGCCTGAAGCCACTATGGCATATTGTTAAAACAGCTTGCCATAGGAAATTACTCTTAATACGTGAACTCATCCACTCATTTGTTCCAGCTCAAAGCAGCAGCGGAGATGAAAGAAGTAGTAATTAGTCAGGCAGATTAATGCTTGGTAGCATGAAGTGACAAAACCATAGTGCACAACAAAATGTCTGCTGCAGAACTCCTTTGGAGTCTGCGCCTATAAGAAGTCACACAAAACAAGAGTTGGAAGCTAAGCGCCAAATCAAATACATGTAGTTGCATTAATGCCTCTCTCGCTGTTTAATACATACGAGAAACACTTTCAGTGGAGTGAAAGAGCAAAAGGGCAATATCCGTAAGCTCGCCCCTTAAACCCTACAGCGCATGTCGCCACATCCAATAACTCGTAACATGATGGAGAATATACAAAATGCCTACAAGCTCCTCAGAGGTAGAGGGCGCTGTAGAGTACACATCATCTGGTCTGCAGCTGAAAGAATCGATTTACGAGCTTCCGGAGCAGGAATCAGATTTGATTACGCCACCGGACTCACAAAGCAGTCCTCTGTAAAACGCATGTGATTGCTCATTCTCCATACACTCGGGCTCATCGCCATCACCCCAAGCGTCCATCTTGTGCGGCGCCTCTGCAACTCCAGAACTGGAGCAGCAGGGGTTGAATGAACATCTTTCATTCCTCAGAAAGAAAGTGAGCCTAGAGCGCAACACTTACAAACATGGGTTATTACAGAGACAATAAGGTTATACACTTTCGGAAACTCATCATGTCCTCTTGAGAGGAGTAATATACTGCTCTAAAATAGTTGACTTAGAACACGAGAATCTCTTTTCGACGTGCAATAGAAGATTCGCTTCCTCCAGAAAATTAAATCATGCATAGCACGCTGATATGAGCTACGTGACATATTTCTCGGGGCGGACCTAAGTGCTACCGGCCAATAAAATGGCTCGATGGTATAAGGGCTTCAGACATTCGTCACACCAAAGATGTTCCAATAGCAAAAGCTATGCAgctttgagtaaaaaaaaagaaaagggaaCCTATGAAAGggaactatattagcatccataCCAGTTGATGataatgttctgtttattataagtttgtgctgcagttttgtcatctgttgctttaaatgctcaagctctttaaagtcagatggattttgattggctgacaatgtttttctttcatcagatgggaaaaaaaataattctgaaaaTGATTCTAATGGTATTATTCCTCTGTGTTGTTTTCGTTATAATTCTATTCTTTTAGTATTAGAACGATTATTATAATTAGCTATAGTTGTCCTTGTAGTtatccttggtgtgaatgggcctctTTAGGCTGATTGACATTTTAAAGCAAACATAGCAATGGTTTGCATAAAAccactgtttattttaatattgagTGAACATGCATCACTTTTAAGTTGATTGAAGTTACGAAATAACTTTTTGAGCACTTTAACAGATGTTTTTGCTCATTTTAAACTTTCTCTTGATCTTCCAGGATCTATGTCTGTATGTCGGCTACACATCCTCAGTCTACTGCACCGCTTCAGTTCTAACACTGGCCGCTATTGCCCTGGACCGTTACTTCTCCATTGTGGACTGCCTGCGGTACGATTCCCGCTGCACGATATGGAGAACAGTTTCGGTGGTGCTATGGATTTGGCTGCAAGCTATGTTGACCAACTGTCCTCCTCTCCTAGGCTGGAGCAACATTAGTTTTGTGGCTCCCATGTACAGCTGTGCTGTGAACTGGGCCAACAGCCCAAGTTACACAGTCATTATGGCCTTCATATCTTTTCTTCTACCGGCTATAGTCATCCTGTTCTGCTATGTGAAGATTGTCCGTGTGGCACGATACCACGCTAGGAGGATCCACAGTTTGGAAGAACATCTCCAGCGTAACAGAACCACATCTGTCTTGAATCTACAACACTCGTTCATGGACACCTACACACCATCCAGTCTGATTTACTATGTGAGTGGGAGGTTTGTGACAGATCAGTTGGATTTTCCTGATGAAGTTGTTCCAGATGCACCATCTGAGATATCTTCCAAGCCATCTGATGGACGTCTGCACTCTTTTATGGCTCAAATCCATAGCAGTAGCCCTCAATATCCCAGTCAACCTCAGCATCATGGAGTCCTGAGGTTGTTCTTGGTCATCGCTGCTTTTTTCTTGTGCTGGACACCCTATATTAGTGTAGCTCTGGTGCAGGCCACTGAAACCGCCCTGTCCCGGCCCAGGAGCCTCGTTCCCCCATCTGCTGTCACTTTCTCTTATTGGCTGGTGCTGTTTAATTCAGATATCAACCCGTTTCTGTATGCGCTCCTCAGCAAGCGCTTCCAAGGGGCCTTCCAGAGTTTGAGATGGAAGATCCAGGCCAGGTTGGGAAGCATTTTGGAGAGAGTAGGAGCTGAGAGGTCTACAGGTGGAGGTGGAGGCGAGAGTGACCCCAATAACAGATTGACACACAGTTCCACGGCGCACTTCAGAAACAACGTGGAGTCGACATACTCTTCTGTTTTCACTCTCAGCTCTCAGTTTCCCAACAGCCTCAAGGAGCAACTGAATAATGTTCTTCCTGTGGCCACTTGTTCTCGTCCTGTTTGTCATAAATGTGGTAGACAGGGATCGAGGACGGTGGACCTCTTGCAGGTCCCCTCCAGACAACGTGAGCGG is a genomic window containing:
- the LOC137019891 gene encoding 5-hydroxytryptamine receptor 1D, whose amino-acid sequence is MESSAHEWIDSDESEFQMRTALRNSTVLSPRVRLVLETLMVLMSLAAVTGNILVIVIVAATKTFHTVTSVLIINLAISDFLVGIGVMPFVAVSIMNNGWVNYNDLCLYVGYTSSVYCTASVLTLAAIALDRYFSIVDCLRYDSRCTIWRTVSVVLWIWLQAMLTNCPPLLGWSNISFVAPMYSCAVNWANSPSYTVIMAFISFLLPAIVILFCYVKIVRVARYHARRIHSLEEHLQRNRTTSVLNLQHSFMDTYTPSSLIYYVSGRFVTDQLDFPDEVVPDAPSEISSKPSDGRLHSFMAQIHSSSPQYPSQPQHHGVLRLFLVIAAFFLCWTPYISVALVQATETALSRPRSLVPPSAVTFSYWLVLFNSDINPFLYALLSKRFQGAFQSLRWKIQARLGSILERVGAERSTGGGGGESDPNNRLTHSSTAHFRNNVESTYSSVFTLSSQFPNSLKEQLNNVLPVATCSRPVCHKCGRQGSRTVDLLQVPSRQRERNRLPYSAATERKQATFFYGQITVRVEHIC